A part of Cryptococcus gattii WM276 chromosome G, complete sequence genomic DNA contains:
- a CDS encoding Hypothetical Protein (Similar to TIGR gene model, INSD accession AAW44520.1), translated as MVNFILSPNGQSRDSNFLQSISNQPTGTGNNTGFKASLRKIPSALFHKDKTPVKEKSGRKKLQVYSQQPNSHMGMSPSLRVSQQTLKTDSQSETKTKAKQTKPRKGLAELFGWSNHSYAQSAQPAQPAQPAQPAHSAQPPQRIKTLVPVPTPKESMMFKKHNGPPSTRANSSHFVSLRPPAELAMPSRPSMGDDPFMRPEEGAEMVDHFLRRGTPSLRSMTPLDKRSSVTSSKALSCKTTLSDERSVKEVHDRPYFNPTMHATQQSHVSASPSQTTSNDPSYAYIRKAIGSEFKMFAPLPEVPEASVTLIEPPKKTLSKEKTKSKVWVFLGRSKSKMSKISTDDQPVTPLPLVKDIWNSSTSLVDKIYEKYPAATTRSNYSSFQCSKHSLPSLRVSQSSVQHPAQDGASGASTVAVPHSADRALFDSPSKHPLTSGMGGVWESIVGSVADRPSKDGPLAAIEGLMRPIRLPKRKSLSSLFGLGARKNMHKTKPSSPIRAPSSMSGQLVLESLTEEVEESAQELRPIPTSAASDVFASRISVLAPPPKQEKDGIRKGGLRRVASATDKLLSLVHVFDFSPVSSNSPTLHLSSSSTSLRQGFDGSPTPIRKIQSAVLIKRPSANCLRPPSVNVSPLKLDLHRSQAAANKDVQAKTPERPETIIDSPTRQSMVRKGMRNIFAPPSPMASKYIESAEVPTCLAITNLTNETVSTNQILGPNILYQNTERPRKVRDASDVPFDLKAIVANTEAAEAKHSANKAVHLGLPAAPPQNRISSRRPSPSPPALSLPPVLDAILPEVEGISRLTPEVNTGSSAHDSMFLDTLTADFNEDRNSFDFTNEYQALDQAATKAPAIFAVDQIPSFHIQKPSDITTQHLADTNSDDSDEEGEEFGDEEAFEHVAEIHHVMGIAKTSPVRREPFKGQVAFQQHMSMNQQPSHASFGAPEAVTPMELPPIPALPPPPVNFEPGGHKRAESSVATMSSIGSVIGTGTEREYTNYFDYVVPSAQSHSRQPSVAESVGEVINEGYSPSRESLASFTFGARLPIRPVTRRGHHRRNSSIQSVGSVGASDYSSLTDSGPPVSMHNNRRSSYVSKHRRNVSSQSSLGRTDWAAHRRNTSATSSTCSNTSMSQILRPGLGDRMFQLDGGVQLTSITGSPPDDGAKASTSYQRSASWDSLFDMTCGKVLHDSLFDASRAMMVDDSLFNDVSAPRDSFISSADESSRTSIGADSFFGPQQQPTNEKFFLRGLRPISTISTDTSSSVTDDTFVGAMSTNVTESVYELGKCLQGSGEDMSNITPLGKKKTRAADARQMLGSTMARPPKPGRRRPAEFIFADVSVDTPGLTSPSASETSSGLSLDTNAASFSFGTRARGHCRQASCAQINIDATIHEMPSLATLRPNKSSTSPAPSFAFDRQSELTVMGVETREMEEEVDRLNSVRTWVQWEREAVDEFRKAKNVWVDSEESRIAISDWNMPRTTDEIAAFLAQSSQAYKPLEQLPVGRIAHRRKSSLSDARSICSPYGLPLPKQAPVNKPKMSLTTKYEKKSSTGSKASTTPSAFSFAFFPDDVPEAPASAPISAPFATVSVPFARETPWSPPPKIAAFKPISPFQLPVLDSFGVRKYLEDKTKVNNVKKANEQSERKRVDSKAKRQALGWGRKRDSDEPEIVMNVNKHVKPKSEFKVSALKPLQLKPLILPVKASARCKNKENVYMEDNSSLFINGPEKAINKSRPLKGRGARRSPAKRKPVPRYAASQPSGLRV; from the exons GTGAAAGAGAAGtcaggaaggaagaagcttCAAGTGTACTCTCAACAGCCTAACTCCCATATGGGCATGTCCCCATCGCTTCGTGTATCTCAACAAACCCTTAAAACCGATAGCCAATCAGAGACGAAGACCAAGGCTAAGCAGACTAAACCTCGAAAGGGCCTCGCCGAGTTGTTTGGTTGGAGTAACCATTCCTACGCCCAGTCAGCTCAGCCAGCTCAACCAGCTCAACCAGCTCAACCAGCTCACTCAGCTCAACCACCTCAACGAATTAAGACTCTCGTTCCTGTTCCTACACCAAAAGAGTCCATGATGTTCAAAAAACACAATGGACCTCCTTCTACCAGGGCCAACTCCTCTCATTTTGTCTCTCTTCGCCCGCCCGCCGAGCTTGCCATGCCTTCAAGGCCTAGTATGGGCGATGATCCTTTTATGAGACCTGAGGAGGGTGCCGAGATGGTTGACCACTTTCTGAGGCGTGGTACGCCTTCCTTGAGGAGTATGACGCCGCTCGATAAGAGATCAAGTGTCACTTCGAGCAAAGCACTTTCCTGTAAGACTACACTTAGTGACGAGAGAAGCGTTAAAGAAGTCCACGACAG ACCTTATTTTAACCCAACAATGCATGCTACGCAACAAAGTCATGTATCGgcctctccttctcaaaCAACGTCAAACGACCCTAGTTATGCTTATATAAGGAAGGCTATTGGAAGTGAATTCAAGATGTTTGCGCCATTGCCCGAAGTTCCTGAAGCCTCAGTGACCCTGATCGAGCCTCCAAAGAAGACGCTTAGTAAGGAAAAGACAAAGTCCAAGGTTTGGGTTTTTCTTGGCAGATCGAAGTCTAAAATGAGCAAAATATCTACAGACGACCAACCTGTGACTCCATTACCTCTTGTCAAGGACATCTGGAAT TCTTCGACCTCACTAGTTGACAAGATCTATGAAAAGTATCCTGCTGCTACTACACGATCCAATTACTCTTCTTTCCAATGTTCGAAAcactctcttccttctttacGTGTCTCACAATCCTCTGTTCAACACCCAGCTCAGGACGGCGCTAGTGGTGCTTCAACTGTTGCTGTTCCACACTCAGCTGATAGGGCACTTTTTGATTCTCCATCCAAACACCCATTGACATCTGGCATGGGCGGCGTGTGGGAAAGTATTGTTGGTTCTGTGGCTGATCGGCCTTCAAAGGACGGTCCTCTTGCTGCCATCGAGGGCTTGATGAGGCCCATTCGTTTGCCCAAGAGGAAATCTCTCTCTAGTCTCTTCGGTTTGGGAGCAAGGAAGAACATGCACAAGACAAAGCCGAGTTCTCCTATTCGCGCACCTTCTTCCATGTCCGGCCAGCTTGTGCTCGAGTCCCTGACAGAAGAGGTAGAGGAGTCTGCCCAAGAGTTGCGACCTATTCCAACCTCTGCCGCTTCTGATGTTTTTGCCAGTCGAATTTCTGTTCTAGCCCCACCACCTAAGCAGGAAAAAGATGGTATCAGGAAAG GGGGTCTTCGACGTGTTGCATCCGCCACTGACAAGTTGCTCAGTTTGGTCCACGTCTTTGACTTCTCACCCGTATCAAGCAATAGCCCTACTTTGCACTTGTCATCTTCCAGCACTTCACTCAGACAGGGCTTCGATGGCAGTCCTACTCCTATTCGCAAGATCCAATCTGCTGTGCTCATTAAGAGGCCCAGTGCCAACTGTCTTAGGCCACCTTCTGTCAATGTCAGTCCACTCAAGCTTGATTTGCATCGATCCCAGGCTGCTGCCAACAAGGATGTCCAAGCGAAGACTCCTGAGCGTCCGGAGACCATAATCGATTCACCGACCAGGCAAAGCATGGTCCGCAAAGGGATGCGCAATATCTTCGCCCCTCCCTCCCCCATGGCTTCGAAGTACATCGAGTCTGCCGAGGTACCGACCTGTCTTGCCATTACAAACCTTACCAATGAAACTGTTAGTACGAATCAAATTCTCGGGCCTAATATCCTCTATCAGAACACTGAGCGCCCAAGGAAGGTCAGAGACGCATCTGATGTGCCGTTCGACCTGAAGGCTATTGTCGCCAACACTGAAGCTGCCGAGGCTAAGCATTCTGCGAACAAGGCTGTGCACCTTGGTCTCCCAGCTGCCCCTCCTCAGAACCGCATCTCTTCTAGGCGACCTAGCCCCTCCCCTCCCGCGCTATCTCTACCTCCTGTCCTTGATGCTATTCTCCCGGAGGTTGAAGGCATCAGTCGCCTTACCCCCGAAGTCAACACCGGGTCTAGCGCTCACGATTCAATGTTCCTCGATACACTTACCGCGGATTTCAACGAAGATCGCAACTCGTTTGACTTTACTAACGAATACCAAGCTTTGGATCAGG CGGCCACAAAGGCACCAGCGATCTTTGCTGTTGACCAGATTCCATCCTTTCACATTCAAAAACCTTCTGATATCACAACACAACACTTAGCTGACACTAATTCGGATGATTCCGATGAGGAAGGCGAGGAGTTtggtgatgaagaggcTTTCGAGCATGTTGCGGAGATTCACCATGTCATGGGTATTGCCAAAACCAGTCCTGTTCGTCGTGAACCTTTCAAGGGCCAGGTGGCCTTCCAGCAACACATGTCCATGAATCAGCAGCCTAGCCATGCTTCCTTTGGAGCTCCCGAGGCTGTGACTCCAATGGAATTGCCTCCTATTCCGGCTCTTCCACCGCCACCTGTCAATTTCGAGCCTGGCGGCCATAAGCGAGCAGAGTCCAGCGTTGCTACTATGTCGAGCATTGGTTCTGTCATTGGCACTGGTACAGAGCGGGAGTACACTAACTATTTTGACTATGTGGTGCCTTCTGCTCAGTCGCACTCTCGCCAGCCATCTGTAGCAGAGTCAGTTGGAGAAGTTATTAATGAGGGCTACTCTCCCTCTCGCGAATCTCTCGCAAGCTTTACTTTTGGCGCTCGGCTCCCCATTCGACCCGTTACTCGCCGAGGTCACCACCGTCGCAACTCGTCCATTCAGTCTGTGGGCTCTGTTGGCGCTTCTGATTACAGTTCGTTGACAGATAGCGGCCCTCCTGTCAGCATGCACAACAACCGACGGTCATCATATGTCAGCAAGCACCGCCGAAACGTTTCCAGCCAGAGCTCCTTAGGTCGTACAGACTGGGCTGCTCATCGCCGCAACACCTCCGCTACCAGCAGCACCTGTTCGAATACCTCGATGTCCCAAATCCTCCGACCCGGTCTTGGCGATAGGATGTTCCAGCTTGATGGTGGGGTGCAACTCACGTCTATCACGGGATCGCCTCCTGACGATGGTGCCAAAGCTTCCACGTCATACCAACGTTCAGCTTCGTGGGATAGTCTATTCGATATGACTTGTGGTAAGGTCCTTCATGATTCTCTGTTTGACGCTAGTCGGGCTATGATGGTCGACGACTCGTTATTCAACGATGTTTCAGCACCGAGGGACTCTTTCATATCTTCCGCTGATGAATCGTCTCGAACTTCGATCGGTGCCGATTCCTTCTTTGGACCTCAGCAGCAACCGACCAATGAAAAATTCTTCCTTCGTGGCTTGCGCCCCATCTCAACCATCTCCACCGACACCAGCAGTTCAGTCACTGATGATACCTTTGTGGGCGCGATGAGCACTAATGTTACTGAGAGCGTATATGAGCTTGGAAAGTGTTTGCAGGGCAGTGGCGAGGATATGTCAAATATCA CCCCACTTGGTAAAAAGAAAACCCGGGCAGCTGATGCCCGCCAGATGCTTGGATCCACCATGGCTCGCCCTCCCAAGCCTGGACGCCGACGTCCTGCTGAGTTTATTTTTGCCGATGTATCCGTCGATACTCCAGGTCTTACTTCTCCTTCAGCGTCCGAGACCTCCAGTGGGCTGTCACTCGACACGAATGCtgcctccttctcttttgGTACTCGTGCGAGAGGACATTGTCGGCAGGCTTCTTGTGCTCAGATTAACATTGATGCGACCATCCACGAGATGCCTTCTTTGGCTACGCTCCGTCCTAACAAATCGTCTACTAGTCCTGCCCCATCTTTTGCCTTTGACCGTCAGAGCGAACTTACTGTCATGGGCGTTGAAACTCGcgagatggaagaagaagttgatAGGCTCAATTCGGTTCGAACATGGGTACAATGGGAGAGGGAAGCGGTGGATGAGTTCAGGAAGGCTAAAAATGTGTGGGTGGACAGCGAAGAATCAAGGATCGCAATTTCTG ATTGGAACATGCCACGGACCACGGATGAAATtgctgccttccttgcCCAGTCCTCTCAAGCCTACAAACCACTTGAGCAGCTCCCCGTTGGTCGTATTGCCCACCGGCGCAAATCATCACTCAGCGACGCCCGATCCATTTGTTCACCTTACGGTCTGCCTCTCCCCAAGCAGGCTCCTGTCAACAAGCCTAAAATGTCTCTTACAACCAAGtatgagaagaagagctcCACTGGATCCAAGGCGTCAACCACTCCCTCAGCCTTCAGCTTTGCTTTCTTCCCCGACGATGTACCCGAGGCTCCTGCATCTGCTCCTATTTCTGCTCCTTTTGCCACCGTTTCTGTTCCCTTCGCTAGAGAGACGCCCTGGTCTCCACCTCCCAAAATTGCTGCGTTCAAGCCCATTAGTCCTTTCCAGCTCCCTGTACTTGACAGCTTTGGGGTTCGTAAGTATCTTGAGGACAAAACTAAGGTAAACAACGTAAAGAAGGCGAATGAACAGTcagagagaaagagggtGGACTCTAAAGCCAAAAGACAAGCGCTCGGTtggggaaggaaaagagaCTCTGACGAGCCTGAGATAGTTATGAATGTGAACAAGCACGTGAAACCCAAATCTGAATTCAAGGTCTCAGCTCTCAAGCCTCTGCAATTGAAGCCCCTTATACTTCCTGTCAAAGCGTCTGCGCGATGCAAGAACAAGGAGAATGTATACATGGAAGACAATTCTTCATTGTTCATCAATGGGCCGGAAAAGGCTATCAACAAATC GAGACCTTTGAAAGGCAGAGGAGCCAGAAGGTCACCTGCTAAACGCAAGCCGGTTCCACGATACGCGGCT